One stretch of Arachis duranensis cultivar V14167 chromosome 1, aradu.V14167.gnm2.J7QH, whole genome shotgun sequence DNA includes these proteins:
- the LOC107492735 gene encoding uncharacterized protein LOC107492735, producing MDLSLIDRNFMWFKDRSCSRIDRVLVNIEWTEKFPDMRLKGGPRGLSDHYPLIVELTRVRGGPRPFRSLDSWFTHEGFLRVVKNEWRNLGDAQFTCKLKALTVPLRKWHKDNFGDMDKRLMMFEEEIKRLDNMVSDCIYDGTTKARRKALVSFCEKWYVRKEIHSKQISRSQYARNINKNTKYFDNIASARRRNNRIDTLMIGGRLVRNQARIKVAIRGFYKDLYRQKYALRIGVRDGLVKKIDGAEAEALGVLPSVEEIREAVWDCESSKTPGSDGYNMNFIKQCGEDIGQEFTAAVMGFFQSAKLPTDANVMWVTLAPKFVGSKEIKDFQPISMVGCVYNVILKVLVRRMRSVMSGLVGETQSSFVKGRKIHDSALIAYETVQWLKTQRKKAAIIKLDF from the coding sequence ATGGACCTATCTCTTATTGATAGGAACTTCATGTGGTTCAAAGATCGATCTTGTAGTCGGATTGACAGGGTTTTGGTCAATATAGAGTGGACTGAGAAATTCCCTGATATGCGGCTAAAAGGAGGACCAAGAGGACTATCAGATCATTACCCGTTGATTGTGGAACTTACAAGAGTAAGAGGGGGCCCTAGACCTTTCAGAAGTTTGGATTCCTGGTTTACGCATGAGGGTTTTCTGAGGGTGGTCAAAAATGAATGGAGAAATTTGGGAGATGCTCAGTTCACATGTAAGCTAAAAGCTTTGACAGTACCTTTGCGAAAATGGCACAAGGATAATTTTGGCGACATGGATAAGAGACTAATGATGTTTGAGGAGGAGATTAAGAGGCTTGACAATATGGTTAGTGATTGCATTTATGACGGTACGACGAAGGCTAGAAGGAAGGCGTTGGTGAGCTTTTGTGAAAAGTGGTATGTTAGGAAAGAGATCCATTCGAAGCAGATATCACGGTCCCAATATGCTAGGAACATAAATAAGAATACTAAATACTTTGATAACATCGCCTCGGCTAGAAGAAGGAATAACAGGATTGACACTCTGATGATTGGTGGACGGTTAGTGAGGAATCAGGCAAGAATAAAGGTTGCAATTAGGGGGTTTTATAAGGATCTGTATCGACAAAAATATGCTTTGAGGATTGGTGTTCGGGATGGTTTGGTGAAGAAGATTGATGGAGCGGAGGCGGAAGCCTTAGGGGTTTTGCCATCTGTGGAAGAAATTAGGGAGGCAGTTTGGGATTGTGAATCTTCTAAGACTCCAGGTAGTGATGGGTACAATATGAACTTCATCAAACAATGCGGGGAGGATATTGGTCAGGAGTTCACTGCAGCAGTGATGGGGTTCTTCCAAAGTGCTAAGCTTCCAACAGATGCGAATGTCATGTGGGTAACGCTAGCTCCGAAATTTGTGGGTTCCAAGGAGATCAAGGATTTTCAGCCGATTAGTATGGTGGGGTGTGTGTATAACGTGATTTTGAAGGTTTTGGTGAGAAGGATGAGGTCAGTCATGTCGGGATTGGTAGGAGAGACACAAAGTTCTTTTGTGAAGGGGAGAAAAATTCATGACAGCGCCCTCATTGCCTATGAGACGGTTCAATGGCTCAAGACGCAAAGAAAGAAGGCGGCAATTATCAAGCTGGATTTCTAA
- the LOC107492729 gene encoding uncharacterized protein LOC107492729, translating into MASEESFVVLVHHRRLIKRKTRSGVKFTDKDSLCIIMRPTVRYDDLVSTVLMKLGLDGMKRIKKFFYRILITVLQATVKYDCFTIRSDEDLKVMFQCRCQFPKVRTPELLAKLVDVVSNSGDSNWNTTTLATVAGSNSRPAVASTSVPAYEPPIQLVPPLPSLLISTCAAPGGVGEKFLDDPEDDDVEPDMIDDDSGDDIGASDSAGAGGGSSFGTQ; encoded by the exons atggctagtgaggagagttttgtGGTGTTGGTTCACCACAGAAGATTGATTAAGAGGAAGACACGTTCcggtgtgaagttcactgataaGGATTCTCTTTGTATTATCATGAGGCCTACGGTAAGGTACGATGACCTTGTTAGCACGGTGCTGATGAAACTGGGTCTGGATGGTATGAAACGGATTAAGAAGTTCTTCTATCGCATTCTGATCACGGTGCTCCAAGCCACCGTGAAGTATGATTGTTTCACGATCAGGAGTGATGAAGACTTGAAGGTCATGTTTCAATGTCGCTGTCAGTTTCCGAAAGTGAGGACACCAGAGCTGTTGGCAAAGTTGGTTGATGTGGTATCGAACTCGGGGGATTCGAACTGGAATACCACCACTTTAGCCACGGTAGCCGGTTCTAACTCCAGACCTGCCGTTGCTTCTACATCTGTTCCTGCGTACGAGCCACCCATCCAGCTTGTCCCTCCCCTTCCTTCGCTGTTGATCTCAACG TGTGCTGCACCGGGTGGGGTTGGAGAGAAATTTTTGGATGATCCAGAGGACGATGATGTCGAGCCGGATATGATTGATGATGACAGTGGCGATGATATCGGAGCGAGTGATTCTGCTGGGGCGGGAGGTGGTTCTAGCTTTGGCACACAGTAG
- the LOC107492720 gene encoding uncharacterized protein LOC107492720: MVRADASVSIKVLLNATTADFGFRPTYVRVWLAKQKAVALIYGDWDESYNELPRWVLRVQLTMPGTVAVLRTSPVRVGRQLDESRAYFHRLFWTFPPCIEAFRHCKPLVSIDSTHLYGKYGRTLLVAIAQDGNSNILPVAFALVEGENAESCSLFLSHLRQHATPQPGLLVISDRHNGIKAALEAPDGGWLPPAAYRAFCIRHVVANFALTFKGKDARRLLVNATYAKTEVEFDYWFDILRSEDPAMCDWANRIEYSLWTQHRDEGRRFGHMTTNISECVNLILKGVRNLPVCSLVKATFGRLPELFVRKGREAEAQLRTGQQFSQHLVTCIEANLKTARCFTVTLYDKDNSEFTVAETTPTGSFSLGSYRVSLTSQTCNCGYFQALHFPGVSS; encoded by the coding sequence ATGGTTAGGGCTGATGCATCCGTCAGCATCAAAGTGCTCTTAAATGCCACGACCGCAGACTTTGGGTTTAGGCCGACATACGTGAGGGTCTGGCTGGCGAAGCAGAAGGCTGTTGCCCTCATCTATGGTGACTGGGATGAGTCGTACAACGAGCTCCCTAGGTGGGTGTTAAGAGTCCAGTTGACGATGCCTGGTACTGTTGCAGTCCTTAGGACGAGCCCTGTTCGAGTTGGTAGACAGCTAGACGAGTCTCGAGCTTATTTTCACAGACTGTTTTGGACGTTTCCACCGTGTATTGAGGCATTCCGTCATTGCAAGCCGCTGGTTAGTATTGACAGTACCCATCTGTATGGCAAGTATGGGAGAACGTTGCTTGTGGCTATTGCACAGGACGGGAACTCCAACATACTCCCTGTTGCATTCGCACTAGTGGAGGGTGAGAATGCTGAGTCCtgttccttatttctctcccaCCTACGTCAGCACGCGACACCACAGCCGGGTCTGCTGGTTATATCGGACAGGCATAACGGCATCAAGGCCGCGCTTGAGGCTCCCGACGGAGGCTGGTTACCTCCAGCTGCATACCGGGCATTCTGCATTCGACATGTAGTGGCAAATTTTGCCCTAACCTTCAAGGGCAAAGACGCAAGGAGGCTTCTTGTCAATGCGACGTACGCAAAGACCGAGGTAGAGTTCGATTACTGGTTTGATATTCTGCGGTCTGAAGACCCGGCGATGTGTGACTGGGCGAACCGGATTGAGTATTCCTTGTGGACACAACATCGTGATGAGGGGAGGAGATTCGGACACATGACAACGAATATCTCTGAGTGTGTGAACTTAATCCTAAAGGGTGTCAGAAACCTCCCTGTGTGCTCGCTGGTGAAGGCAACATTCGGAAGACTGCCAGAACTATTTGTTCGCAAGGGGAGAGAGGCTGAGGCCCAGCTCAGAACCGGACAACAATTCAGTCAGCACTTGGTGACTTGTATCGAGGCCAACTTGAAGACGGCGAGGTGCTTCACGGTGACCTTGTACGACAAGGATAACTCGGAGTTCACCGTCGCAGAGACGACTCCGACTGGTTCTTTCTCACTGGGTAGCTACAGAGTCTCGCTTACATCTCAGACATGTAACTGCGGATACTTCCAGGCACTTCATTTCCCAGGTGTATCGTCTTAG